In Sphingobacterium sp. PCS056, the following proteins share a genomic window:
- a CDS encoding KUP/HAK/KT family potassium transporter, translating into MTTSHQSTAQKVSLAGLLISLGIIFGDIGTSPLYVFKAIMNKGVIDKDLVLGGLSCVFWTVTLQTTVKYVLITLQADNKGEGGILSLFSLVRKRAPWLIFPAMIGAATLLADGMITPAITISSAIEGLDIKYPGLPTIPIVVTIITLLFAIQRFGTSVVGKIFGPLMFIWFSTIGILGLSNIHLEYEVLKALNPYYAIKLLIAYPNALFIIGAVFLCTTGAEALYSDMGHCGKDNIRISWIFVKLTLVFNYFGQGAWLLTQEGKVLGENNPFYAIMPHWFLGYGIAIATMAAVIASQAMISGSYTLISEAVRLNIWPKVAIRYPSDQKGQLYVPSINLILWAGCMLIIKIFGESSNMEAAYGLAINLTFLTTTVLMTFFLAAKKVNKYVIVLFTGFYLILELVFLVGNGVKIAHGGWLTLLLASLLFLIMYAWWSARRIKNRFVNFINIDKYYPIISELSEDKSVPPYASHLVYLTSANFKSEIESKIIYSILNKKPKRADVYWLVHVDVMDHPHTREYTIDQLIPGKLIRIDFKLGFREEQRISLLFRKVVEDMVQKGEIDITSQYDTLKKHKIPGDFKFVVLEKVLSKGNQLSWSERIIMEIYGYLKKLSLSEEKGFGLDASFVTIERVPLSLPQTTTIDLKRKNN; encoded by the coding sequence ATGACGACAAGTCATCAAAGTACCGCACAAAAGGTAAGCCTTGCAGGTCTCCTAATTAGTTTAGGGATTATTTTTGGAGATATTGGTACTTCTCCGCTCTATGTATTTAAGGCTATCATGAATAAGGGGGTCATCGACAAAGACCTTGTTCTTGGTGGGTTATCCTGTGTCTTTTGGACAGTAACCTTACAAACAACTGTAAAATATGTACTGATTACACTGCAGGCCGACAACAAAGGTGAAGGAGGTATCTTATCCCTATTTTCATTGGTACGCAAAAGAGCACCATGGTTGATCTTCCCTGCGATGATCGGAGCAGCAACCCTTCTTGCCGACGGTATGATTACACCGGCAATCACCATCTCCTCTGCGATTGAAGGTTTGGACATTAAGTATCCTGGTCTACCGACAATTCCAATTGTGGTGACCATCATCACCCTTTTATTTGCCATTCAGCGATTTGGAACATCCGTCGTCGGTAAGATATTTGGGCCACTCATGTTTATTTGGTTTTCGACGATTGGTATTTTGGGGCTTAGCAATATTCACCTCGAATATGAAGTGCTCAAAGCTCTCAATCCGTACTATGCCATTAAATTACTGATTGCTTATCCCAATGCACTTTTTATTATTGGGGCGGTATTTTTATGTACAACTGGAGCTGAGGCGCTATATTCTGACATGGGACACTGTGGAAAAGATAATATTCGAATCAGTTGGATTTTCGTAAAACTAACACTCGTTTTTAATTATTTTGGTCAAGGTGCGTGGTTATTAACCCAAGAAGGGAAAGTCTTAGGAGAAAACAACCCCTTTTATGCCATCATGCCACATTGGTTTCTTGGTTATGGTATTGCGATTGCCACCATGGCTGCAGTTATTGCCAGTCAAGCAATGATTTCTGGATCATATACGCTCATATCAGAAGCTGTAAGGTTAAATATTTGGCCAAAGGTTGCCATTCGGTACCCAAGTGATCAAAAAGGACAATTATATGTACCTTCAATCAATTTGATTCTGTGGGCTGGATGTATGCTGATTATTAAAATTTTTGGAGAATCCAGTAATATGGAAGCTGCATACGGATTAGCGATCAACTTAACATTCTTGACGACAACCGTCTTAATGACATTTTTCCTTGCAGCTAAAAAAGTCAATAAATATGTGATTGTTTTATTTACAGGTTTTTACCTCATACTAGAGTTGGTGTTTTTAGTCGGAAATGGAGTTAAAATCGCGCATGGCGGATGGCTTACCTTATTATTAGCCTCTCTCCTATTTCTCATCATGTATGCTTGGTGGAGTGCTAGACGCATTAAAAACAGATTTGTTAATTTCATCAATATCGACAAATACTATCCTATCATTTCAGAATTGAGTGAAGACAAGTCCGTACCACCTTACGCATCACATTTAGTGTATTTGACTAGTGCCAATTTCAAATCAGAAATTGAATCCAAGATCATTTATTCCATATTGAATAAAAAACCAAAACGCGCTGACGTCTATTGGTTGGTTCACGTTGATGTGATGGACCACCCGCATACACGCGAATATACGATCGATCAATTAATTCCGGGAAAGCTCATTCGCATAGATTTCAAACTCGGCTTTAGAGAAGAACAACGTATCAGTTTGCTCTTTAGAAAAGTCGTTGAAGATATGGTTCAAAAAGGTGAAATCGATATCACAAGCCAATACGATACTTTAAAAAAACACAAAATCCCCGGAGATTTTAAATTTGTCGTGTTGGAAAAAGTATTGTCAAAAGGAAATCAGTTGAGCTGGTCGGAACGTATCATTATGGAAATATATGGTTATCTCAAAAAACTAAGTCTTTCTGAAGAAAAAGGATTTGGATTGGATGCTAGTTTTGTAACCATTGAACGGGTCCCTTTAAGTTTACCACAAACCACTACGATAGACTTAAAGCGAAAGAACAATTAA
- the ispG gene encoding (E)-4-hydroxy-3-methylbut-2-enyl-diphosphate synthase gives MDTSKLLTLPDIYCNSQTTYSRWKTREVQIGDVPMGGDNPIRIQSMTTIDTMDTIGSVEQTIKMVDAGCEYVRITAPSIKEANNLANIKKELRLRGYQVPLVADIHFTPNAAEVAARIVEKVRVNPGNYADKKKFDQLSYTDSEYQAELDRIYKKFKPLVNICKEYGTAMRIGTNHGSLSDRIMSHYGDTPEGMVESAMEFIRICEDLNYYNLCISMKSSNPQVMVRAYRLLVEKMVSENMNYPLHLGVTEAGDGEDGRVKSAVGIGTLLEDGLGDTVRVSLTEEPEKEAPVAIALVNRYTKRQHDINTEKVPQILKLTDNNIATPYISKEVNTFIGGSLVPRVVVDISTQNLKDAHVLSQAGYRYDMLLDKYHMGEQSVDFVYLADQLPSFNMPANLKQLYNYKTWRNIQNKANIHPLFTLEEFNQSTDKDPVLNLIKIKNTDLATSLFENLQLDKTIVFVLETTATHGMAEQRQFFKNLQEIGLDNPVIIKRTYDPAAFSGPIGDIMNPEEPISKIQLYAATDLGALLIDGFGSGVWIESPATPLDKIVSLSFGILQATRSRISKTEYISCPSCGRTLFDLQETTQMIRNRTNHLKGLKIGIMGCIVNGPGEMADADYGYVGAGPDKITLYRGQQVVKKNVSSAHALDELINIIKSDGLWIEENEIPN, from the coding sequence ATGGACACAAGTAAACTTTTGACATTGCCTGATATTTATTGCAACTCGCAAACCACGTATTCAAGATGGAAAACAAGAGAAGTGCAGATTGGGGATGTACCGATGGGTGGGGACAATCCGATACGTATTCAGAGCATGACAACCATTGACACCATGGACACCATAGGTTCTGTGGAGCAAACCATAAAAATGGTTGACGCTGGTTGTGAATATGTAAGGATCACCGCACCATCTATTAAAGAAGCAAATAATCTAGCCAATATAAAAAAAGAATTGCGCCTCAGGGGATATCAGGTACCCCTAGTTGCTGACATTCATTTCACACCCAATGCAGCTGAAGTGGCTGCACGAATTGTTGAAAAAGTTCGTGTGAATCCAGGCAACTATGCCGACAAGAAAAAATTTGATCAACTCAGTTATACTGATAGCGAGTATCAAGCAGAACTAGATCGCATCTATAAAAAATTCAAGCCACTAGTCAATATCTGCAAAGAGTATGGCACGGCTATGCGTATCGGAACCAATCATGGCTCTCTTTCTGACCGGATCATGAGCCATTATGGTGATACGCCAGAAGGAATGGTCGAATCAGCCATGGAATTTATTCGAATTTGTGAAGACTTAAATTACTATAATTTATGTATCTCCATGAAATCAAGCAATCCGCAGGTAATGGTTCGTGCTTATCGACTTTTAGTTGAGAAAATGGTTTCCGAAAACATGAACTATCCGCTGCACTTAGGCGTTACCGAAGCTGGAGACGGAGAAGATGGTCGAGTCAAATCAGCCGTAGGAATTGGGACTTTATTAGAAGATGGATTGGGTGACACTGTGCGCGTATCTCTGACCGAGGAGCCAGAAAAAGAAGCACCAGTGGCAATCGCCTTAGTAAATAGATATACAAAAAGACAACATGATATCAATACGGAAAAGGTACCCCAAATCTTAAAATTAACAGATAATAATATCGCTACACCGTATATATCCAAAGAAGTCAATACTTTTATTGGAGGATCCTTAGTGCCCCGCGTTGTTGTCGATATATCTACACAAAACTTGAAAGATGCCCACGTTTTGTCACAAGCAGGTTATCGATATGATATGCTATTGGACAAATATCATATGGGTGAACAATCTGTTGATTTTGTGTATTTAGCTGATCAATTGCCCTCATTTAATATGCCGGCAAATTTAAAGCAACTCTATAACTACAAGACCTGGAGAAATATACAAAACAAAGCTAATATCCATCCCTTATTTACACTGGAAGAATTCAATCAATCTACAGACAAAGATCCTGTACTCAATCTGATCAAAATAAAAAACACGGATTTAGCGACAAGTTTATTTGAAAACCTACAGCTGGATAAAACAATCGTATTTGTCTTAGAAACAACAGCCACACATGGAATGGCGGAACAAAGACAATTTTTTAAAAATCTACAAGAAATTGGATTAGATAATCCTGTGATTATTAAAAGAACTTATGATCCAGCTGCATTTTCTGGACCTATTGGTGATATTATGAATCCAGAAGAGCCGATTTCTAAAATCCAGTTATATGCGGCAACTGATCTGGGAGCACTGTTAATAGATGGATTTGGTTCAGGTGTTTGGATCGAGTCACCAGCGACACCTTTGGACAAAATCGTATCCTTATCATTTGGTATACTACAAGCCACAAGATCACGGATCTCTAAAACAGAATATATTTCTTGTCCAAGCTGCGGTCGAACACTCTTTGACCTCCAAGAAACAACACAGATGATCAGAAATCGAACAAATCACTTGAAAGGATTAAAGATTGGCATCATGGGATGTATTGTCAATGGTCCAGGTGAAATGGCTGATGCGGATTATGGCTACGTAGGAGCTGGTCCAGACAAAATCACACTATATCGTGGACAACAAGTAGTCAAGAAAAACGTGAGCTCTGCACATGCATTGGACGAGCTTATCAATATCATCAAATCTGATGGTTTGTGGATTGAAGAGAACGAGATACCCAATTAA
- a CDS encoding T9SS type A sorting domain-containing protein: MKINFKKIAYLCLLCVVTLTGSLGYASVLHASSSTKNEDNHHLFSLDKADVLSFVANPDNTKDADKLINNVKVFYNPISEQISLSFKLNKQSSVAIKIMDALGNEVVQLMNGSLDAGNQNLSFDPSGKLNSGFYFIRVVSGSETVVKRFSVRK; this comes from the coding sequence ATGAAAATTAATTTTAAGAAAATAGCTTATTTATGTCTGCTCTGCGTGGTAACGTTGACAGGAAGCTTGGGCTATGCTTCTGTATTACACGCTTCATCTTCTACTAAAAACGAGGATAATCATCATTTATTTTCCTTGGACAAAGCTGATGTTTTAAGTTTTGTCGCAAATCCGGACAATACCAAAGATGCGGATAAGTTAATCAACAATGTTAAGGTTTTTTATAATCCCATTTCTGAACAGATCAGTTTATCTTTTAAATTGAATAAACAGAGTTCTGTGGCCATTAAAATTATGGATGCTTTGGGTAATGAGGTTGTTCAGTTAATGAATGGAAGCTTAGATGCCGGTAATCAAAATTTATCTTTTGATCCGAGTGGTAAACTTAATTCTGGTTTTTATTTTATCCGAGTAGTTTCTGGCTCAGAAACGGTTGTAAAGAGATTCTCTGTTCGTAAATAA
- a CDS encoding energy transducer TonB — protein MRNIALIIFLSLLTCTIAYGQINIQTLYTKEDKVTKELEKAYYARIVTIPEKKSNDTIIEEFYLSNNALKLQGKVTDIFATKFKGKKYELFENGNMKSEVMYSKHSQQIDTAFYYHENGRVKSILYFPYTINKKGKYKIEEPLYLAYIDSIGNMLLRNGNGYAVSDDSDKYSYEEGNYVNHKKEGEWKGHFNGKRYTFVETFTAGKLISGVTTDSLGQQTPYDSISAGKQPEYPGGITSLMRFIGLNYNFPSEALLSGINGVVEVEFVIDKSGEPRNFKIKSDLGYGTGEAALRVAKKMKKWEPGKQRGIPVNVSYILPIRLNTVSENRTNYSR, from the coding sequence ATGAGAAATATCGCGCTAATTATCTTTTTATCGCTACTTACATGTACCATCGCTTATGGTCAAATCAATATTCAGACCTTATATACAAAAGAAGATAAAGTAACCAAAGAGTTAGAAAAAGCATACTACGCACGCATAGTAACTATTCCTGAAAAAAAATCTAATGATACGATTATCGAGGAGTTTTACCTTTCAAATAATGCGCTCAAGCTTCAAGGTAAAGTAACCGATATTTTTGCAACAAAATTTAAAGGTAAAAAATATGAACTGTTTGAAAACGGAAACATGAAATCTGAAGTCATGTACTCGAAGCATTCCCAACAGATCGATACCGCTTTTTACTATCATGAGAATGGTAGAGTTAAATCCATCCTATATTTTCCCTACACCATAAATAAAAAAGGAAAATATAAAATCGAAGAACCGCTCTATTTAGCCTATATCGATTCTATAGGAAACATGCTATTAAGAAATGGAAATGGCTACGCAGTCTCGGATGATAGCGATAAATATAGCTATGAAGAAGGAAATTATGTAAACCATAAAAAAGAAGGCGAATGGAAAGGTCATTTTAATGGTAAGCGATATACGTTCGTTGAGACTTTCACAGCAGGTAAGCTGATTTCGGGCGTTACAACAGATTCATTAGGTCAGCAAACACCCTACGATTCGATTAGCGCAGGTAAGCAACCTGAGTATCCGGGGGGGATCACATCATTGATGAGATTTATAGGCTTAAACTATAATTTTCCATCAGAAGCATTGTTGTCAGGAATAAACGGAGTAGTAGAAGTGGAATTTGTTATCGATAAAAGTGGGGAACCAAGAAATTTTAAAATCAAAAGTGATCTTGGATATGGTACCGGCGAGGCAGCACTCAGAGTAGCTAAAAAAATGAAAAAATGGGAACCTGGAAAGCAAAGAGGTATTCCCGTCAATGTTAGTTACATCTTACCAATCCGATTAAATACAGTTTCTGAAAATAGGACGAATTATTCCAGATAA
- a CDS encoding LiaI-LiaF-like domain-containing protein → MDAKRITTGIIFLFIGIILLLSKLDVIDFNWFEVFRYWPLLIILVGVNILVPKKDIGYMISIGTTCVILSVFTYIGITTPNQSFISRIMENNHIDIDMDEEDFKGTSNFVSAKKIGNITHATANIDLGATQIKLKDTTDSNLFEATNNSNKYFLSLNADSKEEHTTLDLSGKTKKGINSKGNTTLIKLNKNIIWDLNLDVGAADIQGDLSNFKLRNLTIDAGASNLDLKLGYPQTNSNINIDAGASSIQIAIPKDAACQIMTEMALSSVNADDSFIKGNEKGTLSTPNFDKAKNKFQISIDGGITSVSITRY, encoded by the coding sequence ATGGACGCAAAGAGAATCACAACAGGTATTATATTTTTATTCATTGGAATCATACTGCTTTTAAGTAAGTTGGACGTTATAGATTTCAATTGGTTTGAGGTTTTTCGCTACTGGCCATTACTGATTATATTGGTAGGAGTAAATATTCTAGTTCCCAAAAAAGATATTGGTTATATGATATCTATCGGAACAACATGTGTTATTTTATCGGTATTTACCTATATCGGTATCACCACCCCCAATCAAAGTTTTATATCTCGTATCATGGAAAATAACCACATCGATATCGATATGGATGAAGAAGACTTTAAGGGAACTTCAAACTTTGTATCCGCTAAAAAAATTGGCAATATCACACATGCAACGGCCAATATTGATTTAGGTGCTACACAGATCAAGTTAAAAGACACAACTGATTCAAATTTATTTGAAGCAACCAATAATTCCAATAAATATTTTCTTTCGCTGAATGCCGATTCAAAAGAAGAGCATACGACGCTGGATTTAAGCGGAAAAACAAAGAAGGGAATAAACTCAAAAGGCAACACAACGCTGATCAAGCTCAATAAGAATATCATTTGGGACCTAAACTTAGATGTAGGCGCTGCAGATATTCAAGGTGATTTGTCAAATTTCAAACTTAGAAATCTAACAATTGATGCTGGTGCTAGTAATTTGGACCTAAAATTAGGTTATCCGCAAACAAATTCTAATATAAATATTGATGCTGGAGCATCTTCAATTCAAATTGCCATTCCGAAAGATGCGGCTTGTCAGATCATGACAGAAATGGCCTTGTCTTCCGTAAATGCTGACGATAGTTTTATAAAAGGCAATGAAAAAGGAACACTATCTACGCCTAATTTTGATAAAGCAAAAAATAAATTCCAGATTTCCATCGATGGTGGCATTACTTCTGTATCGATAACTCGTTATTAA
- the rlmF gene encoding 23S rRNA (adenine(1618)-N(6))-methyltransferase RlmF, with the protein MAGTATAPTKKLHPRNKHLNAYDFNKLIKIVPELKPFVFVNDYSTKTIDFTNPEAVKLLNKALLQQYYNIQFWDIPKENLCPPIPGRADYIHYVADILAKGNNNEIPKGKQVKILDIGVGANCIYPIVGHHEYGWSFVGSEIVKKAYKNAIEIVRLNTELKNNVQIRLQNNPKAIFKDIILENEKYDMVICNPPFFSSQLEALAQADRKIKSLKSAEQEHIVQSFAGQGSELWCDGGEKAFIGRMIFESQFYKDQVKWFSTLVAHREDIRSLQHKLKKLNVAEVEVIRMEQGNKVGRILLWRF; encoded by the coding sequence ATGGCAGGAACAGCAACAGCTCCCACAAAAAAACTTCACCCTAGAAATAAACATCTTAATGCATACGATTTTAATAAATTAATTAAAATCGTTCCTGAACTCAAACCTTTTGTTTTTGTTAATGATTATAGTACAAAAACCATAGATTTTACAAATCCAGAAGCAGTAAAACTTTTAAACAAAGCATTACTTCAACAATACTATAATATTCAATTTTGGGATATTCCAAAGGAAAACCTATGTCCACCAATTCCAGGTCGTGCAGATTATATCCACTATGTTGCTGACATCTTAGCTAAAGGAAACAACAACGAGATCCCAAAAGGAAAGCAAGTCAAAATTTTAGATATTGGAGTTGGAGCTAATTGTATCTACCCAATTGTAGGTCATCATGAATACGGTTGGTCCTTTGTAGGTTCGGAGATTGTAAAAAAAGCATACAAAAATGCCATTGAGATAGTCCGCCTAAATACAGAACTTAAAAATAATGTTCAGATTAGGTTACAAAATAATCCCAAAGCCATCTTCAAGGATATCATTCTTGAAAATGAAAAATATGATATGGTGATCTGTAATCCCCCATTCTTCTCATCCCAATTAGAAGCATTGGCACAAGCAGACCGTAAGATAAAAAGCTTAAAGTCGGCAGAGCAGGAGCATATCGTTCAAAGTTTTGCAGGTCAAGGAAGCGAGCTGTGGTGTGATGGTGGTGAAAAGGCTTTTATCGGACGAATGATCTTTGAAAGTCAGTTCTATAAAGATCAAGTAAAATGGTTCTCCACATTGGTCGCACATCGAGAAGATATTAGAAGTTTGCAGCACAAACTGAAAAAACTCAATGTCGCAGAAGTAGAGGTAATCCGAATGGAACAAGGAAATAAAGTGGGTCGAATACTCCTTTGGAGATTCTAG
- the tyrS gene encoding tyrosine--tRNA ligase, whose protein sequence is MSFVEELRWRGMLQDIMPGTEDLLNKEKVSGYIGFDPTGDSLHVGHLTQIMTLIHFQNAGHKPVALVGGATGMIGDPSFKSAERNLLDEHTLNHNVNCLKNQLGKFLAFGEGENDAKMVNNYDWFKDFKFLDFIRDVGKLITVNYMMSKDSVKKRLEGENGLSFTEFSYQLIQGYDFYYLWKHHNCKVQMGGSDQWGNIVTGTEFIRRQDQGTAFAITTQLIKKADGQKFGKTESGAVWLDPKKTSPYKYYQFWLNTSDDDAKNWIKIFTLKSKEELDAIIAEHDAAPHTRAVQKALAKDITIRTHSEEAYETAIKTSDFLFGNGTLEFLNGLDHEAILDVFEGIPQFNISKELLSSGINILDLLAVNTQVFPSKGEARKMLQGGGVSINREKATDIDQVINTSHLINDQYIIAQRGKKNYYLIIAE, encoded by the coding sequence ATGAGCTTTGTAGAAGAATTACGCTGGAGAGGCATGCTTCAAGACATTATGCCAGGAACTGAAGACTTACTAAATAAAGAAAAAGTATCTGGTTATATTGGTTTTGATCCAACTGGTGACTCTTTACACGTAGGTCACTTGACACAAATCATGACATTGATACACTTCCAAAATGCAGGACATAAGCCTGTCGCTTTGGTTGGTGGTGCAACGGGAATGATTGGAGACCCTTCTTTCAAATCTGCAGAACGTAACCTATTGGACGAACACACATTAAATCATAATGTGAACTGTTTGAAAAATCAATTAGGGAAATTCCTGGCATTTGGAGAAGGTGAAAACGACGCCAAAATGGTTAACAATTACGACTGGTTCAAAGATTTCAAATTTTTGGATTTTATTCGTGATGTGGGTAAATTGATTACTGTTAACTATATGATGTCTAAAGATTCTGTAAAAAAGCGTTTGGAAGGTGAAAACGGCCTTTCATTTACAGAATTTTCGTACCAACTGATTCAAGGATATGACTTCTATTATCTCTGGAAACATCACAATTGTAAAGTACAAATGGGCGGTTCGGATCAATGGGGAAATATCGTAACAGGTACCGAATTTATTCGTCGTCAAGATCAAGGAACTGCTTTTGCGATCACAACACAATTAATTAAGAAAGCAGACGGTCAAAAATTTGGTAAAACAGAATCAGGAGCAGTATGGTTAGATCCAAAGAAGACTTCCCCTTATAAATATTACCAATTTTGGTTAAATACTTCAGATGATGATGCTAAAAACTGGATTAAGATCTTCACCTTAAAATCAAAAGAAGAACTGGACGCCATTATAGCAGAGCATGATGCTGCTCCACATACAAGAGCAGTACAAAAAGCTTTGGCAAAAGACATCACCATCCGTACCCATTCGGAAGAAGCTTATGAAACGGCAATCAAAACGTCAGATTTCTTATTTGGTAATGGTACGCTTGAATTCTTAAATGGATTGGACCATGAAGCGATCTTAGATGTATTCGAAGGTATTCCGCAATTTAATATTTCAAAAGAATTGCTAAGCAGCGGGATCAATATTTTAGATCTGCTAGCGGTCAATACACAGGTATTCCCTTCTAAAGGTGAAGCACGTAAAATGCTACAAGGTGGTGGTGTATCGATCAACCGCGAGAAAGCGACAGATATCGACCAAGTAATCAACACATCACACTTGATCAATGATCAATATATCATTGCACAAAGAGGAAAGAAAAATTACTATTTAATTATTGCTGAGTAA
- a CDS encoding amino acid permease, with product MFKRLFRKKSVDQIIYDSQHGEGSGLAKVLGVRDLVSLGIAAIVGAGIFSTIGLASYEGGPAVSLLFIFTAFACVFTALSYAQFASTVPVSGSAYTYAYVAFGELFAWIIGWALVLEYAVSNTVIAISWSQYFASMLEGFGIHIPAWLSMAPGYALDASKKLAEHGAAALTAADKHGLEAYLSAPRVGGVPIIFDLPAGIITVLVTALVYIGIKESQRASAIMVMIKVGIILAVIFGGMFYVKPENWTPFAPNGMHGVMGSVAAVFFAFIGFDSISTTAEECKNPQRDLPKAMIWCLVICTVLYVAITLILTGMVNYTELNVKDPLAFVFKYVGFDYMAGIISVTSVIAITSALLVYQLAQPRIWMTMSRDGLMSKRFARIHPKYKTPSYATIVTGIVVGVPSLFFKMDFFVDLTSVGTFFAFIMVCAGVLYMDYSGLSEKSKFRVPYLNGKYLVGVGLLTAIVLIGIYGQSILVEWKNLTFMEIVEHKVLVIIFWLTWLGLSIYSFKMNFSLLPVTGILINLYLMTELGASNWIIFIIWLIGGLVIYFLYGYKHSKLNKESLSPEL from the coding sequence ATGTTTAAAAGACTTTTTCGCAAGAAAAGTGTTGATCAAATTATATACGACTCCCAACATGGAGAGGGTTCTGGGCTTGCAAAAGTACTAGGTGTAAGAGATTTGGTTTCACTTGGTATCGCTGCCATTGTTGGTGCTGGGATTTTCAGTACAATTGGATTGGCAAGCTATGAAGGTGGACCAGCGGTTTCACTTTTATTTATTTTCACCGCTTTTGCATGTGTATTTACAGCTTTATCTTATGCGCAGTTCGCGAGTACGGTTCCCGTTTCAGGTAGTGCATATACTTACGCTTATGTTGCTTTTGGCGAATTGTTTGCTTGGATCATAGGTTGGGCATTGGTTTTGGAATATGCTGTATCTAATACGGTTATTGCGATTTCGTGGTCACAGTACTTTGCTTCCATGCTTGAAGGATTTGGGATCCATATACCGGCATGGCTATCTATGGCGCCTGGTTATGCATTGGATGCATCTAAGAAGCTTGCAGAACACGGTGCAGCAGCTTTAACTGCTGCTGATAAACATGGGTTAGAAGCTTATTTGAGCGCTCCTCGCGTAGGAGGGGTACCTATTATATTTGATCTTCCTGCGGGCATTATCACCGTCTTAGTGACTGCTTTAGTTTATATCGGGATTAAAGAGTCTCAGCGTGCTAGTGCTATTATGGTGATGATTAAAGTTGGGATTATCTTGGCTGTTATTTTTGGTGGTATGTTTTACGTTAAACCGGAAAATTGGACACCATTTGCTCCAAATGGAATGCATGGTGTCATGGGAAGTGTTGCCGCTGTCTTTTTTGCTTTTATCGGTTTTGATTCTATTTCAACAACAGCTGAGGAATGTAAAAATCCACAGCGTGATCTGCCTAAAGCCATGATCTGGTGTTTGGTGATCTGTACGGTCCTATATGTAGCCATTACGTTGATATTAACGGGAATGGTCAACTATACGGAATTGAATGTAAAAGATCCGTTGGCTTTTGTATTTAAATATGTTGGCTTTGACTATATGGCAGGTATTATATCGGTTACTTCAGTGATCGCTATTACAAGTGCCCTATTGGTCTATCAATTGGCACAACCGAGAATCTGGATGACTATGAGTCGTGATGGACTGATGTCCAAGAGGTTTGCTCGTATTCATCCAAAATATAAAACTCCTTCTTACGCAACAATTGTGACAGGCATTGTCGTTGGCGTACCTTCCTTATTTTTTAAAATGGACTTTTTCGTTGATTTGACTAGTGTAGGTACTTTTTTTGCTTTTATCATGGTATGTGCGGGTGTACTGTATATGGATTATTCCGGATTATCTGAAAAATCAAAATTTAGGGTACCTTATTTAAATGGTAAATATCTGGTTGGGGTGGGGTTATTGACTGCGATTGTTTTGATCGGGATATACGGTCAGTCTATTTTAGTAGAATGGAAGAACTTAACCTTTATGGAGATCGTCGAGCATAAAGTGCTGGTAATTATTTTTTGGTTGACCTGGTTGGGGCTGAGTATCTATAGTTTTAAGATGAATTTTTCATTATTGCCCGTTACCGGTATTTTGATCAATCTTTATTTGATGACAGAACTGGGGGCCAGTAATTGGATTATATTTATTATATGGCTCATTGGAGGTCTCGTTATTTACTTTTTGTATGGATATAAACATTCAAAACTAAATAAGGAAAGTCTTTCTCCCGAATTGTAA